In Aphis gossypii isolate Hap1 unplaced genomic scaffold, ASM2018417v2 Contig00466, whole genome shotgun sequence, the genomic stretch tatgtatatagagtgtaacaataatacacaTGAAAAACAGAGAATTAACAGTATGCAGTAACAtaacatttcaattaaaaattttaaaagaagaaaaaatatatcacaagTTGGTAAGTTACATCAATCAGTTATTTCTGTTACAtcctgtattatatatatcatccaatccaataaataataaatattaacatagtatataattatagtatacactaaacatactgaatatttatctgttcatagtatatatatcACTATGTACATTGATTATTGGTTATAgttagaacatttttaaactaatttagttttaaaatatattttatatattttacaatgaaaataattggttgtataatttttagaacatttaattattattgatattcatGTGTATAAAACTTCATATAAAAGTGCCATGAAATATATGGTATAGTTTGATGTACGAGTATGTATGTATCgtgataacataaaattacctTAATTCGATCCATAGAGTAATATAGAGGCGGCGTTTCCTATCACAGCGTGTAACAAAATTGAAGACCAACCGTCGGTCATTGACCCTAAGAAGGAGtctatttacaaaaaagtGTTCCGCTAGATTGCGTTGTATTTCAACaaacattgatattatttgttcGATAATAAGTGATAACCCGTTCGGCTTTTctgtgtatgataataatttttcatcttTTTTGTTGAGATTTTGTAATAGTTAGTTGTGTCTCAcctgttttttactttttttttgcttttgtgaatttattttatctccaTACAAAATGCCTAGTTGTTTTGTATGCAATCGAGCTAGGACTTCGTCATCAAAGTTATTGGATATAACTTTCCATAAGTGAGTGTATTTCTgtagtattactattattattatattttgtttatagataatgaaaaataaaaatgtaaaatttataggTTCCCTTCTGATCAGACAGTCAGGAATAAATGGTTAAATTTtgtcattgaaaataattcagacgtaaataatattactcagCATAGTCTATTATGTTCAAGTCATTTTGATCAATCTCtgtttattaatcataaaaacacTAGAAGACTATCAAAAACCGCAGTCCCTAATATCAAGATATCAAGAGTGAAAAGCGTTAgtgtcaaataaattatttatgtactataatatctattcaaATCATATGACAATtgcacttattatatttttataattacccaacacagtaaataatattgattaattaaatttcagtcaaaaaatgaatatcctGAAATTAGTGAGGTTGGTCAAAGCTATTCTGTTCCATTTAATGTAGATATTGAAAGAAAATTAGTTAaagtaatagtttatatactaaatatgttagtacttattatattttttaatatttggttttattaacttttagttGCCTACTAACACAATTGATAGTGGACAATCTGAGACATCAGTTGAAGAATTGTCACCGTTAGATATATCAATGTTGTCAAATAATAGTTTCACAGTTAGTTCTTCTAGACATTTATCTGCAGAAAGATCTATCGCAATAGTTGGTAAAAACATAAGCTGTGAAGGAGTGTCACAGTTTGATGAATCTTTGCAGTCTAATATAAACCTTGACATGTCTTTGGAAAATTCTTCAGTCAATGTGAGTTTCTTACAACTACACAATTTAATTGTGCTATAAGAACCtgctttttatatttgtttgtttttattcatataatatgattttttaaattcaatttagttGCATAGTAACTGAGGTGATTCAGAACAATTAGCACTACTAGATGACAAATTATTACAGTCAAATATCTCAATGCTGTCAAAAACTAACAgtgaaaattttacaatacaagtaattttagtataatagtaaattaaaaaaaaattttctctgtaaaatttctatattagcacttatttaatatttaaaataataatactaattaaaatatacattgttaaCAAAAATACTGATTCATAGTAATACCCCAGGGCTCTCACTTAGGgccattactatttattttatatatttatgtaattttttgttttaattcacCTTTCaaactgtattaattattttgtatgtatggtTGTTCTtgattattacgtattatatccTATGTAAAGGGCTTGTCccgttaaacttaataataaataaataaataaataaataaatacatttgtgtGTTTAGAGAGATATGAAGTCTTCTTATTTGGCAGCTGCTAGTACCGTTTCTGATAAGGATACACCAAAACGACTGTTTTTGAAGCGTggtgtttgtaaattatttagtgaagttgaaataaaaaacaaaaaattgaaattattgcaacaaagtttaaaacgagcgaataaaaaaattgcaactTTGAAATCTATTATTGTTCAgctgaaaaatcaaaatcttcTTACTGATGATGCGTCTGATATACTTTTAGATTCGTTTGGTAAGTATAAAGACTTAATCACtaattggttaaaaaaaaacattaacaaaaaatgtccAAAGAAGTACAGCCCAACTGTACGACAATTTGCTTTGTCTTTACATTTATTCTCAGCTAAAGCATACAATTACGTTAGAAACCAATTCAATACGATTCTGCCGCATGCACGAACATTGTCTAAATGGTACTCGCATGTTGACGCTAAGCCTGGCTTCACTAATGAATCCTTAAAAAACCTCGCTTTGAAAGTTAAATGTTCAACTGTTCCTGTAGTTTGCACCTTGATGTTAGATGAAATGGCAATTAGGCAACACCTTGAGTTTGATGGAAAGACTTACTATGGTGGAGTGTATTTAGGAACAGGGATGGACAAcgataatttagaaaaagccAAACAATGTCTTGTATTTATGGTTGtatcaataaatgaaaattggaaaatacctattggctattttcTTATCACCAATTTGAATGGATCACAGAAGGCTGAACTTACAAAGCATGCACTTAACTTATTGAAAGATACAGGTATCTCTGTAGTTAGTTTGACTTTTGATGGTTGCTCATCAAATTTGACCATGGCTCGGCTTTTAGGTTGCGATCTTAATACAAGCACATTAAAGACCAAATTTGATgatgtagttatttttttagatgccGCCCACATGATTAAGTTAGTACGTAACGCTTTTGGGGATAgagaaatttttaaagatagtGATGATAACTTGATAGatttcaattttgtaaaacaacTTTTTGTACTCCAGGAAAATGAAGGTTGCCACATGGCAAATAAGTTGAGGAAGagccacatttttttttcaaacaaaagatGAAAGTCAAATTAGCTAGTCAACTTTTGAGTCAATCTGTGGCAGATGCTTTAAAGTTCTGCAAGTACAATTTAGGACTTAAAGATTTCGAAAATGTTGATGGAACGGTAAAATtcattgaaatgtttaatgcTGGTTTTGACATTCTTAACTCTAGGTCAATCAGATGCTTTGAGAACAAAAAAGCCATTTGTGATGACAATATTGAGCAGATAATTGCATTTACGGATTTGATGACCAACTATATTAAAGGGCTAAAAGTTAAGGAAAAAGAAATGTTTGTACCTATACTTGACTCAAACAGGCGAACTGGATTTTTTGgatttattgtatgtttaaattCAGCATTATCATTGTATGAAAGTTTAATTAAACCCAAAAAAGTAgaccatataaaaatgtacagaaCAAGTCAAGACCACTTAGAACTATTTTTTGGATCAGTACGAGCATTGGgaggttttaataataaccctACATCCCGTCAATTTCAATCCGCTTACAAAAAACTAGTTGTCCATTCAACTAACATTGAAAACTTCAACACAGGCAATTGTATCCCTCTAGAAAATATAGACATATTACACTATTCGAGTTCTGATCctataaaaacaatcaatattaatacaattaaccaTAACATTGATTCAATTTCCCGGGAAGAAAATGTCCAAGAAGTTGATTCATATATAAACGATCATGACTATATATTCactcaaaatataacatcTAATTTCTCTAAAGaagttactatttatattgccGGGTTTGTTGTACATAAGTTATCTTCAACAATTAACTGTGAAACTTGTTTACATTCATTGTGTTCTAACaacaaagaattattattcaactccCTTATTCATCTTAAAAATAGTGGAGGTGATAAAGGAGGTCTAATTTATCCGAGCGACGAcgtcataattatttgtttacaaactgaaaaaattcttaaatcttACAACtttgaaaaccaaaaaatcaattcattaTATCTACAATCTAAAGttctttatcatttttataactcaaacatatttaattcattaaaatcccATAGTTCAGAAAGTAATAGTCCTCTATCAGACCATGTAACTctgttaataaaatcaatttcatcAACATACATTAAacttaaagttaattataatttaaaatctcatAACGAAACCACATCTCTTAGAATGTGGTACAACAAATTGACACTTTTTAAAGGACAGTaacctatttttttactttgtaatatacctataatatttgtaattgtaatatatatatttgtaattaatataaataacatttgtagttgtaatataatataatatttgtaattataatatataaatatagattttcaattgtaatatataatatttgtattgtatagtaatttacttttataattataatgaaattttttaataaattaaagaaaaacattaactACTcctgatattttttcaaaagtatttaaatttaaaagacaattacatttaatttttttaagctactattaaaaacaataaatactatttcaatttattaaattaaatgctgttttttataacacaatttacaatattatgttaaatttattattaagaaaaaaaaaaaatgtttttaaacatttttatgaatgattattagtttattagtttaagtaAAGTTGATGTttccaaacaaattaaaatattcaattctgtGTTAATAATGTTACAGTATTTCAACTTTGGTGAAATGGTAACACTGCAGAAGGAGTCTATCGCCGACTCAATTTTTATTCAGAATGCCGCCTCTATATTACTCTATGATTCGATCCAAAGAATCTGCAACGAGGAATTTGAGTAGCAATGTATCTTATGTATCAAATCTAAATCGAAATGATGTATgttagcaaaaataaatataaattaaaaataattaaatattagtagtatcacttatttatatagtcaTTTTTGACTATACATTGATGTAACATTAAtaggttatgttattatagcttatgtttgtaataaaaatcagtATCATACTTTAGTGCAAGgagtaattgtattaaattaacttaattattataagtcaaaTACtgtcaaatgtatttaacccttaattttaaaaccatagacctaagttttcataaaaattgaattaatttttctataagtcgtgttatatatatatatatatatagtgatccacacggcacctaatgtcttgaaaatgtaataggtTTCTTATGTCGTTATTAtcgcagttaaaaaaaaaaaaaaatgttatttgtaaacactttaagtttaaatttttaaggaaTCGTAAAAATCggtaaaatttgaaagtaatattgtagtttaaaatccagttttattattttatacctaaacttaaaaaatacaaaacaaggTTATCCTtaagtttttcttcaaataactaaaaaaaaaactcaagtgTCAGATTcggaaaattttttataaacgtctgaaattaaaatgtttacaaaattgcgtaaaataacaatttatcaaaaaaacgattattacAAGTtttgcttacaataattatgaaaaaaaaaatcaagtgtaagtcaaaacatttttatgagtgtttaatgtttattttcatgatATCAAAAATGCATGTGAATATAACGTTTCTaggaatattttgttatttttttctacataatttaattttcgaaatatttcgcttatttttaagctatttatagacattttaaatattccattttttttttatattgtttgaaactggaaattttattaagtCGTCATAACTCCATAATTAAGGGAAACTTATTAACACTttactaacaaataatatatattaggctCACACATCGTCTCTGTTCAAAACCTAAAACGTATAATGAACGCATAACTATATGaaagtataagtgtataacataaaagtaaatcaataaatacaattcagGAACAAATCAAAATTGCAAATTGATAGTtgcgtaataaataataacatataaattaaaataattattaattacaagcGTTAAATACCTGGGtgctattaacattatataaactttaggTATTATACTCACCAGAATCACGATGTAATTTGATAGGTATAGACAAAACTGGATGATGAGACACGAGTACCTGCCACATAAACAGCATAAAACAGCCTGAatcgaaatcaaaaataaaatatgtacttgaCGAAATACTGCCGATCACTATATATGTAGGaagataatataggtaatataaaaccCATTAATTCGGTATTCGGTATCATTTCTTTGCGCGTCTCCGCAATTCCTTAAGATAACTATTGCGATTTCAAAAGTACGAAAAACTTGTTATTTAATGATGACCAGTATTATATGGCGATTGacggtaataaattatatgataatctCGATGATAATGTTGTATTAGGTACAAATTTGACAAGTGATCTAGTTATATAGATTAATTGAGGGACAAACcacacatttatttaagtacacacgtaatataacgaaaattattaatattggaaGTGGTGGTTTGGTCAGCGGCATTACTAATTTGTTATAAGCTCAATCTCATTTTCGTGTCACGAAGCTCGacagaacaaaataaaaagtaagtaaaatattcactttttttttttttttacacctgGCTACGTATTactattagaatttttttaaattctacatgtattatacgaatattaaaattttattattattaattaactatggCCATTATTGGCGGTAAGGGTGGAAAGTATAAGGTTGAAACAATAGGGTTAAAGTAAAAGCTGGACACTAACTAGTTAGTTTTAATTCATACTAACTTTATAACTTaactagtttaatttaatgtgtaaaataGTCTAATCTAGCTCGTTAGAAAATAAAGTAACtacctagttattattataattgtattatattatgtattactatttaatattaatattttaagctgtTCACCTTTCATGTTCTAATAACCAATAAATGatataccaatttattttcaagaaattgaaattattacttacttaaTTAGAACATTTTGACCAAACtactaggtatttatttcaatttttcagtttaaatcaataattgaagttagataacttattatttacaatttaacaaaacaaaaagttttttaatctataaaaaactaaCTTCTAACTTCTACTCTAACTTTAGTTACTATTTTCACCAAACTAACTTCTAACTAAGTTAGAAATTTTGACAGTTTCAGAAACTAACTTATATtctaacttaattaatttttttattaaagtaactTAAATTCAactagttgaaaaaaaatactaacttGCCCAGGTTTGGTTTAAGTTAAACACGTGTGGGTATTTGTGCCATGGCTTTGTCGCTAAAATTCCTGAATGATCACCCATCCGGGAACTAGCGACGTCGGGTGGTGCTTAACCGCGGTATCTGTTCGGTGACGGCGGCCAACCACTATGCCCACCGTTGCAcaaaacgttttataaatgCTAAATGGGTAACacacatacatttaatattaacagaaaaaaaatcttaatgtaACCCTTaagaatacaatttgtaaataatatttaaataggtagccAAGCAACATAGGAAAACATAAGTGCTTTTTAAAAGTCAACAACTCTTTTTGCTTGAAACCTATaaccatatttaaatataataagtgaaaaatatCTGGTGACATTGCCATCAGAGAAAAAGCCCAGTACCAACTGATgaactaaataatactttttttattatactagtgtacctacatattttattgactaatccaaattaaactatttaaaactaattgtttCTCCGGAATTTTATTTGCCTACAGCATCGGCTTTTTATTCCgaattagaatttttacaaataaccaccattataatattcaaatttacattattaattctgtaattttacaataaacactgttatttaaatttgtctagATGGCATATACAATTGTCCATAACAACTATTATGGGATGGAGCCCCCCAAAACTACGCCAGAGAGTAAGCAAgcccaaaatttaattattttttataaatagtgttttaatttcaatttatttttttttttagaaactgTTGTTGCAAATGCTACAAGTGTAGCAAatgccattaaaaaaaaaaaaaaaaattacaaaccaAGTATGTATAAGTGTACTAATatagtgttaaaattaatgaatttctcatattaaattgatttaaattattttaaagaatgcCATGTTTGCAAAAAAAACACAGAGGGCCCTGTAAGGTCACAAcacaaccaaaaaaaaaaaataaagaaaagtaagtatatttggacaaatgtattttaatgattaaatgattattatacttaaagaaTAAtggcaatgtatattattttttaactagaaTGCCAAGTTTGCTGTAAGTGGCATTTTGGTGTTTGCTGGTGGCAGGATGCAAAACATGTGACTGATGACTTGAGGGACGTTTTTAACGAACAAAGACGTAAAGTAAGTTTTCAGtacttacctatgtatattatttgcaattaCACATATAACAAggtggttttatattttctataaccaTAGAGTAAtcaaacctaaaaaaaaaaaaaattaaatatataacattcaaataacagtatttttaaattttcaaatatgtgCATTAGTGGTTGTCATTTTTGCATTGTCATTTTATGAGCTTATATCCTATTGTTTAAACAACAAGCAATTAGgtaccaatatttaaaaaataataataacaaatgtatCAGTATAAAggttaacacatttattttcttaccgAAATTGGAACTAAATCATTTgaactcatattatttaatttctgctTTTTAGAGttagaaca encodes the following:
- the LOC126554324 gene encoding uncharacterized protein LOC126554324; this translates as MKVKLASQLLSQSVADALKFCKYNLGLKDFENVDGTVKFIEMFNAGFDILNSRSIRCFENKKAICDDNIEQIIAFTDLMTNYIKGLKVKEKEMFVPILDSNRRTGFFGFIVCLNSALSLYESLIKPKKVDHIKMYRTSQDHLELFFGSVRALGGFNNNPTSRQFQSAYKKLVVHSTNIENFNTGNCIPLENIDILHYSSSDPIKTININTINHNIDSISREENVQEVDSYINDHDYIFTQNITSNFSKEVTIYIAGFVVHKLSSTINCETCLHSLCSNNKELLFNSLIHLKNSGGDKGGLIYPSDDVIIICLQTEKILKSYNFENQKINSLYLQSKVLYHFYNSNIFNSLKSHSSESNSPLSDHVTLLIKSISSTYIKLKVNYNLKSHNETTSLRMWYNKLTLFKGQ